One Streptomyces sp. V4I8 genomic window carries:
- a CDS encoding heavy metal transporter codes for MPEPSPSSKRRGRLFRRGAAFMILLAVAGYLAVQYVTGGTGTPGCEVVSGKGDGARYEFTPEQAVNAATIAAVGTGRGLPERAVTIALATALQESGLRNIGHGDRDSLGLFQQRPSQGWGTEKEIQDPIYSAGIFYEHLVKVRGYTELPLTVAAQRVQRSGFPEAYAKHEPDATLLAAALTGRSAATLTCEGRPGATPASGPDAVRAALVRDFGQDALQSAAAEVGARKAAPTPTPAVIEGDGQTVLLPVTGHAGSGAGRSVRERGWQLAHWAVANASDLHIKRVSYAGREWTAGNTDSQWRASAAPDASGAESGPDSVRIVTTH; via the coding sequence GTGCCAGAGCCGTCACCCTCCTCCAAACGCCGTGGCCGCCTGTTCCGTCGTGGGGCGGCCTTCATGATCCTGCTCGCCGTCGCGGGATATCTCGCGGTGCAGTACGTCACCGGCGGCACCGGCACGCCGGGGTGCGAGGTCGTCTCGGGCAAGGGTGACGGGGCGCGGTACGAGTTCACGCCGGAGCAGGCGGTGAACGCGGCGACCATCGCCGCCGTCGGCACCGGACGCGGGCTGCCCGAGCGGGCCGTGACGATCGCGCTCGCCACCGCGCTCCAGGAGTCGGGGCTGCGCAACATCGGCCACGGCGACCGCGACTCGCTGGGCCTGTTCCAGCAGCGGCCCTCCCAGGGCTGGGGCACCGAGAAGGAGATCCAGGACCCGATCTACTCGGCGGGCATCTTCTACGAGCACCTGGTCAAGGTCCGCGGCTACACGGAGCTGCCGCTCACCGTCGCCGCGCAACGCGTCCAGCGCAGCGGCTTCCCGGAGGCGTACGCCAAGCACGAGCCGGACGCGACGCTGCTCGCCGCCGCCCTCACCGGGCGCTCGGCGGCCACGCTGACCTGCGAGGGCCGCCCGGGTGCCACGCCCGCCTCGGGTCCGGACGCCGTACGGGCCGCGCTCGTACGGGACTTCGGGCAGGACGCGCTCCAGTCGGCCGCGGCCGAGGTGGGCGCCCGGAAGGCCGCTCCCACGCCCACTCCTGCCGTCATCGAGGGCGACGGGCAGACCGTCCTGCTGCCGGTGACCGGTCACGCGGGTTCCGGCGCCGGGCGCAGTGTGCGCGAGCGCGGCTGGCAGTTGGCCCACTGGGCCGTGGCCAACGCCTCCGATCTGCACATCAAGCGGGTGTCGTACGCCGGGCGGGAGTGGACCGCCGGAAACACCGACAGCCAGTGGCGGGCGAGCGCGGCGCCGGATGCCTCGGGGGCGGAGAGCGGTCCGGACTCGGTCCGGATCGTGACGACTCACTAG
- the dapE gene encoding succinyl-diaminopimelate desuccinylase, with protein sequence MADTSLDLTLDAAKLTAQLVDFPSVSGTEQPLADAIEAALRALPHLTVDRYGNNVVARTNLGRPERVILAGHIDTVPIADNVPSRLDEDGVLWGCGTCDMKSGVAVQLRIAATVPAPNRDLTFVFYDNEEVTADLNGLKHISEARPEWLEGDFAVLLEPSDGEVEGGCQGTLRVLLKTKGERAHSARGWMGSNAIHAAAPILARLASYEPRYPVIDGLEYREGLNAVGIKGGVAGNVIPDECVVTVNFRYAPDRTEEEAVAHVREVFADCGVEEFVVDDHSGGALPGLSHPAAAAFMAAVGGIARPKYGWTDVSRFSSLGIPAVNYGPGNPHLAHKRDERVETAKILAGEERLKAWLSA encoded by the coding sequence ATGGCCGACACCTCCCTTGACCTCACGCTGGACGCCGCGAAGCTCACCGCGCAGCTCGTCGACTTCCCCTCCGTCAGCGGTACCGAGCAGCCCCTCGCGGACGCCATCGAGGCCGCCCTGCGCGCCCTGCCGCATCTGACGGTCGACCGGTACGGCAACAACGTCGTGGCACGTACGAACCTGGGGCGGCCCGAGCGCGTGATCCTCGCCGGCCACATCGACACGGTGCCGATCGCGGACAACGTCCCGTCGAGGCTCGACGAGGACGGCGTCCTGTGGGGCTGCGGCACCTGCGACATGAAGTCCGGCGTCGCGGTCCAGCTGCGCATCGCCGCCACGGTCCCGGCCCCGAACCGCGACCTGACCTTCGTCTTCTACGACAACGAAGAGGTGACCGCGGACCTCAACGGCCTCAAGCACATCTCCGAGGCCCGCCCCGAGTGGCTGGAGGGCGACTTCGCGGTGCTCCTGGAGCCGTCGGACGGCGAGGTCGAGGGCGGCTGCCAGGGCACGCTGAGGGTGCTCCTCAAGACCAAGGGCGAGCGCGCCCACTCCGCGCGCGGCTGGATGGGCTCGAACGCGATCCACGCGGCGGCCCCGATCCTGGCGCGGCTGGCCTCGTACGAACCGCGCTACCCGGTGATCGACGGCCTGGAGTACCGCGAGGGCCTGAACGCGGTCGGCATCAAGGGCGGTGTGGCCGGCAATGTCATCCCCGACGAGTGCGTGGTGACCGTCAACTTCCGCTACGCGCCGGACCGTACGGAGGAGGAGGCCGTCGCGCACGTCCGCGAGGTCTTCGCGGACTGCGGGGTCGAGGAGTTCGTGGTGGACGACCACAGCGGCGGCGCGCTGCCGGGCCTGTCCCACCCGGCGGCAGCGGCGTTCATGGCGGCGGTCGGCGGGATCGCCCGCCCCAAGTACGGCTGGACGGACGTCTCCCGCTTCTCGTCCCTGGGCATCCCGGCGGTCAACTACGGCCCCGGCAACCCGCACTTGGCGCACAAGCGGGACGAACGCGTCGAGACGGCGAAGATCCTCGCGGGGGAGGAGCGGCTGAAGGCGTGGCTCTCGGCGTAG
- a CDS encoding TIGR00730 family Rossman fold protein yields the protein MATGNPEGKKQPPSEQRLGPVLRRRDQVTASTTDQRLLDAGGPSDWVHTDPWRVLRIQSEFIEGFGTLAELPAAISVFGSARTPVDSPEYDAGVRLGRGLVEAGFAVITGGGPGAMEAANKGACEAGGVSVGLGIELPFEQGLNPYVDIGLNFRYFFVRKMMFVKYAQGFVVLPGGLGTLDELFEALTLVQTQKVTRFPIVLFGSEYWGGLVHWLRNTLIAQGKASEKDLLLFHVTDDVDEAVALVSKEAGR from the coding sequence ATGGCTACCGGCAACCCCGAGGGGAAGAAGCAGCCACCGTCGGAGCAGCGTCTGGGACCGGTTCTGCGGAGGCGGGACCAGGTGACGGCGAGTACGACCGACCAGCGGCTGCTGGACGCGGGCGGCCCCTCCGACTGGGTCCACACGGACCCCTGGCGGGTCCTGCGCATCCAGTCGGAGTTCATCGAGGGCTTCGGCACCCTCGCCGAACTCCCGGCGGCGATCAGCGTCTTCGGCTCGGCCCGCACCCCGGTCGACTCTCCCGAGTACGACGCCGGAGTCCGCCTCGGCCGAGGCCTGGTCGAGGCCGGGTTCGCGGTGATCACCGGTGGTGGCCCCGGTGCCATGGAAGCGGCGAACAAGGGCGCCTGCGAGGCGGGCGGCGTCTCGGTCGGCCTCGGCATCGAGCTGCCCTTCGAGCAGGGCCTCAACCCCTACGTCGACATCGGCCTGAACTTCCGGTACTTCTTCGTCCGCAAGATGATGTTCGTCAAGTACGCCCAGGGCTTCGTGGTCCTCCCCGGCGGCCTCGGCACCCTCGACGAACTCTTCGAGGCCCTCACCCTCGTCCAGACCCAGAAGGTCACCCGCTTCCCGATCGTCCTCTTCGGCAGCGAGTACTGGGGCGGCCTCGTCCACTGGCTCAGGAACACCCTGATCGCCCAGGGCAAGGCCTCCGAGAAGGACCTGCTCCTCTTCCACGTCACGGACGACGTGGACGAGGCGGTGGCGCTGGTGTCGAAGGAGGCGGGGCGCTAG
- the folP gene encoding dihydropteroate synthase, producing the protein MLRLGRREFDSHEPVIMAIVNRTPDSFYDQGATFRDEPALARVEQAVAEGAAIIDIGGVKAGPGEEVTAEEEARRTVGFVAEVRRRFPDVVISVDTWRAEVGAAVCEAGADLLNDAWGGVDPGLAEVAARYGVGLVCTHAGGAEPRTRPHRVTYDDVMADILRVTVGLAERAAELGVPRESIMIDPGHDFGKNTRHSLEATRRLGEMVSTGWPVLVSLSNKDFVGETLDKPVKERVVGTLATTAVSAWLGAQVYRVHEVAETRQVLEMVASIAGYRAPAVARRGLA; encoded by the coding sequence ATGCTCAGGCTGGGCAGGCGTGAGTTCGACTCGCACGAGCCGGTGATCATGGCGATCGTGAACCGGACCCCGGACTCCTTCTACGACCAAGGGGCGACGTTCCGCGACGAGCCCGCCCTCGCGCGCGTGGAGCAGGCGGTGGCGGAGGGGGCGGCCATCATCGACATCGGCGGGGTGAAGGCGGGGCCGGGGGAAGAGGTGACCGCCGAGGAGGAGGCGCGGCGGACGGTCGGGTTCGTGGCCGAGGTGCGGCGGCGCTTCCCGGATGTCGTGATCAGCGTGGACACCTGGCGGGCCGAGGTCGGGGCGGCGGTGTGCGAGGCGGGGGCCGATCTGCTGAACGACGCCTGGGGTGGGGTGGACCCGGGGCTCGCGGAGGTCGCCGCGCGGTACGGGGTGGGGCTGGTGTGTACGCACGCGGGGGGTGCGGAGCCTCGGACTCGGCCGCATCGGGTGACGTACGACGATGTCATGGCCGACATTCTGCGGGTGACCGTGGGGCTGGCGGAGCGGGCGGCGGAGCTGGGGGTGCCGCGGGAGTCGATCATGATCGATCCCGGGCATGACTTCGGGAAGAACACGCGGCACAGTCTTGAGGCGACGCGGCGGTTGGGGGAGATGGTGTCGACGGGGTGGCCGGTGTTGGTGTCGCTGTCCAACAAGGACTTCGTGGGGGAGACGTTGGACAAGCCGGTGAAGGAGCGGGTGGTGGGGACGTTGGCCACCACTGCGGTGTCGGCGTGGTTGGGGGCGCAGGTGTACCGGGTGCATGAGGTGGCGGAGACGCGGCAGGTGCTGGAGATGGTGGCGTCGATCGCGGGGTATCGGGCGCCGGCGGTGGCTCGGCGGGGGTTGGCTTAG
- a CDS encoding DivIVA domain-containing protein — translation MFLFLVVALAVVVAAVTLAVVGGGEGDGPLPEAAPERLQDLLPLDRPISRVDIETLRFPLAARGYRMSDVDDALSRLGAELAERDARIADLESALAGAQTSAGHVSMDKPAQEDQQ, via the coding sequence ATGTTCTTGTTCCTGGTCGTCGCGCTGGCCGTCGTGGTCGCCGCGGTGACGCTCGCCGTGGTGGGCGGTGGCGAGGGCGACGGCCCGCTGCCGGAGGCCGCGCCCGAGCGCCTGCAGGATCTGCTGCCGCTGGACCGCCCGATCAGCCGCGTGGACATCGAGACCCTCCGCTTCCCCCTCGCCGCCCGCGGCTACCGCATGTCCGACGTGGACGACGCCCTCAGCCGCCTCGGCGCCGAGCTCGCCGAGCGCGACGCCCGGATCGCCGACCTGGAGTCCGCCCTGGCCGGCGCGCAGACGTCCGCCGGCCATGTGTCGATGGACAAGCCCGCCCAGGAGGACCAGCAGTGA
- a CDS encoding DNA-3-methyladenine glycosylase I: MSDGTALAGPDGALRCPWALSTPDYVTYHDEEWGRPVHGDDALFERLSLEAFQSGLSWITILRRREGFRAAFAGFEIAKVATFTDTDRDRLLADPGIIRNRAKIDATLANARLLTDWAPGDLDELIWSHAPDPGTRPAPKALADVPAVTPESTALSKALKKRGLRFVGPTTAYALMQACGLVDDHLETCVARSAH, translated from the coding sequence GTGAGCGACGGTACGGCCCTCGCCGGACCCGACGGCGCCCTGCGCTGTCCCTGGGCCCTGTCCACCCCGGACTACGTCACGTACCACGACGAGGAGTGGGGCCGCCCGGTCCACGGCGACGACGCCCTGTTCGAACGCCTCAGCCTGGAGGCCTTCCAGTCGGGCCTGTCCTGGATCACGATCCTGCGCCGCCGCGAGGGCTTCCGCGCCGCCTTCGCGGGCTTCGAGATCGCCAAGGTGGCGACCTTCACGGACACCGACCGGGACCGCCTCCTCGCGGACCCGGGCATCATCCGCAACCGAGCCAAGATCGACGCCACTCTCGCGAACGCCCGCCTACTGACCGACTGGGCCCCAGGCGACCTGGACGAACTGATCTGGTCCCACGCCCCGGACCCCGGGACTCGTCCGGCCCCGAAGGCCCTGGCGGATGTCCCGGCCGTCACACCCGAGTCGACGGCCCTGTCGAAGGCCCTCAAGAAGCGGGGCCTGCGCTTCGTCGGACCGACGACGGCGTACGCCCTGATGCAGGCGTGCGGCCTGGTGGACGACCACTTGGAGACTTGCGTCGCGAGAAGCGCCCACTAG
- a CDS encoding enoyl-CoA hydratase/isomerase family protein, with protein sequence MADTVLYEVNDGLATITLNRPEAMNALNVETKVALRDAVRSAADDRAVRAVLLTAAGDRAFCVGQDLKEHIGLLVTDRETGSRQTMSTVREHYNPIARALAGMAKPVVAGVNGVAAGAGFGFALAADYRVVADTAAFNTSFAGVALTADSGISWTLPRVVGPGRAADLLLFPRNIKAQEAYELGIANRLVPSADLRAEAEKVARALAEGPTVAYGAIKEAMAFGLSHSLEETLEKEDELQTRAGSSEDHAIAVQAFVNKEKPKYLGR encoded by the coding sequence ATGGCCGACACCGTGCTCTACGAGGTGAACGACGGACTCGCGACGATCACGCTGAACCGCCCCGAGGCGATGAACGCGCTGAACGTCGAGACCAAGGTCGCCCTGCGGGACGCGGTGCGCTCCGCGGCGGACGACCGCGCGGTGCGAGCGGTGTTGCTGACCGCCGCGGGGGACCGGGCTTTCTGCGTGGGCCAGGACCTCAAGGAGCACATCGGGTTGCTGGTGACCGACCGGGAGACCGGGTCCAGGCAGACGATGAGCACGGTGCGGGAGCACTACAACCCCATCGCGCGGGCGCTGGCCGGGATGGCCAAGCCGGTCGTGGCCGGGGTGAACGGGGTCGCGGCGGGCGCCGGATTCGGGTTCGCGCTGGCCGCGGACTATCGCGTGGTGGCGGACACGGCCGCCTTCAACACGTCGTTCGCGGGGGTCGCGCTGACCGCGGACTCCGGCATCTCGTGGACGCTGCCGCGGGTGGTGGGACCGGGACGGGCCGCTGACCTGCTGCTCTTCCCGCGGAACATCAAGGCGCAGGAGGCGTACGAGCTGGGGATCGCGAACCGTCTCGTGCCCTCGGCCGACCTGCGCGCGGAGGCGGAGAAGGTCGCGCGGGCGCTCGCCGAGGGGCCGACGGTGGCGTATGGGGCGATCAAGGAGGCGATGGCGTTCGGGCTGTCGCACTCGCTTGAGGAGACCTTGGAGAAGGAGGACGAGCTGCAGACCCGGGCGGGGTCGTCCGAGGATCATGCGATCGCCGTGCAGGCCTTCGTCAACAAGGAGAAGCCGAAGTACCTGGGCCGGTGA
- a CDS encoding DUF3117 domain-containing protein, translating into MAAMKPRTGDGPLEVTKEGRGIVMRVPLEGGGRLVVELTPDEADALGDALKKVVG; encoded by the coding sequence ATGGCGGCCATGAAGCCGCGGACGGGCGATGGCCCGCTCGAGGTGACCAAGGAGGGGCGGGGCATCGTCATGCGCGTTCCGCTCGAAGGCGGCGGTCGGCTCGTCGTCGAGCTGACCCCTGACGAGGCCGACGCGCTCGGCGACGCCCTCAAGAAGGTCGTCGGCTGA
- a CDS encoding O-methyltransferase, protein MTGNRQTSWAFADAYVAEDDVLRWARDRAREAGLRSVSPGTGAALRLLAASVDAKAVAEIGTGTGVSGIHLLHGMRPDGVLTTVDPEPEHQQFARQAFRASGFASNRARFIPGRALDVLPRLADAGYDLVFCDGDRLEFLDYLAESLRLLRPGGLVVFEGVFANGRTVDSGPQPTEVIRIRELLRAVRESQELVPSLLPVGDGLLCAVKR, encoded by the coding sequence ATTACCGGCAACCGGCAGACGAGCTGGGCGTTCGCCGACGCCTACGTCGCCGAGGACGACGTCCTGCGCTGGGCCCGTGACCGGGCCCGTGAGGCGGGACTGCGCTCGGTGTCGCCCGGCACGGGCGCCGCGCTGCGATTGCTGGCCGCCTCGGTGGACGCCAAGGCGGTGGCGGAGATCGGTACCGGCACCGGCGTCTCCGGCATCCACCTCCTGCACGGCATGCGCCCCGACGGCGTCCTGACCACGGTCGACCCCGAACCCGAGCACCAGCAGTTCGCCCGCCAGGCCTTCCGTGCCTCCGGCTTCGCCAGCAACCGCGCCCGCTTCATCCCGGGCCGCGCCCTCGACGTCCTGCCCCGCCTCGCGGACGCCGGCTACGACCTCGTCTTCTGCGACGGCGACCGGCTGGAGTTCCTCGACTATCTCGCTGAATCGTTGCGTCTGCTGCGTCCGGGTGGCCTTGTCGTCTTCGAGGGCGTCTTCGCCAACGGTCGCACCGTGGACTCGGGCCCCCAGCCCACCGAGGTCATACGGATCCGGGAACTGCTGCGCGCGGTGCGCGAGAGCCAGGAGCTGGTGCCGTCGCTGCTGCCGGTCGGTGACGGGCTGCTGTGCGCGGTCAAGCGGTAG
- the sigE gene encoding RNA polymerase sigma factor SigE: MLRRFLGSAGRPKSVNDTADHSHAGDYAQTATFSTDAGGQAWTPPTWEEIVSTHSGRVYRLAYRLTGNQHDAEDLTQEVFVRVFRSLSTYTPGTFEGWLHRITTNLFLDMVRRKQRIRFDALGEDAAERLPSKEPTPQQVFNDAHFDADVQQALDTLAPEFRAAVVLCDIEGLSYEEIAATLGVKLGTVRSRIHRGRSQLRKALAHRSPEARAERRSFVPRVAALGGGGATA; encoded by the coding sequence GTGCTGCGGCGCTTCCTCGGATCGGCGGGCAGGCCGAAATCCGTGAACGACACCGCTGACCACAGCCACGCCGGCGACTATGCCCAGACCGCGACCTTCTCCACCGACGCGGGCGGGCAGGCGTGGACTCCGCCCACCTGGGAGGAGATCGTCAGCACGCACAGCGGTCGCGTCTACCGACTGGCGTACCGCCTCACCGGCAATCAGCACGACGCCGAGGACCTCACGCAGGAGGTCTTCGTCCGCGTCTTCCGCTCCTTGTCGACGTACACGCCGGGCACCTTCGAGGGCTGGCTGCACCGCATCACCACCAACCTCTTCCTGGACATGGTCCGCCGCAAGCAGCGCATCCGCTTCGACGCGCTGGGCGAGGACGCGGCCGAGCGGCTGCCCAGCAAGGAGCCCACACCTCAGCAGGTCTTCAACGACGCGCACTTCGACGCCGACGTCCAGCAGGCCCTCGACACGCTCGCGCCCGAGTTCCGCGCCGCGGTCGTCCTGTGCGACATCGAAGGACTGTCGTACGAGGAGATCGCCGCGACCCTGGGCGTCAAGCTCGGCACGGTCCGGTCCCGTATCCACCGTGGCCGCTCGCAGCTGCGCAAGGCCCTCGCCCACCGCTCGCCGGAGGCGCGCGCGGAGCGCCGCTCCTTCGTGCCGCGTGTGGCCGCTCTGGGGGGAGGGGGCGCGACCGCGTGA
- a CDS encoding zf-HC2 domain-containing protein, translated as MSGTRPNPAERLLAEQHLGDRLSALVDGELGHETRERVLAHLATCAKCKSEVDAQRRLKNVFAEAAPPPPSESFLARLQGLPGGGDLDGGGSPLGGGGFGGLSGRPGASGAFGVKRSDRFEFGYVPSRAHAPVLPVSGSGFRTHPVGRHDADRSSSRMRFAFVAAGAVSLAAIALGGVTSSAPTEAEARGGSGAGSNVTPARTQGTGAAATPENQRRRAVGPLLAQGQGTPDTPVAPTEVSAPLLPGMPAQPADQDMDTLTAPVVAGAAAMSPLIRPLSANPPLALTAWSTTSGITATPELLAAPVPDATSSPSASPATGP; from the coding sequence GTGAGTGGCACCCGACCCAACCCCGCCGAACGGCTTCTGGCCGAGCAGCACCTTGGCGACCGACTCTCCGCCCTCGTCGACGGAGAGCTCGGTCATGAGACGCGTGAGCGCGTTCTGGCGCACCTGGCGACCTGCGCCAAGTGCAAGTCCGAGGTCGACGCCCAGCGCCGGCTGAAGAACGTCTTCGCGGAGGCGGCCCCGCCGCCTCCCTCCGAGAGTTTCCTGGCCCGCCTTCAGGGTCTCCCCGGGGGAGGTGACCTGGACGGCGGTGGCTCGCCGCTCGGCGGGGGAGGATTCGGTGGACTGTCCGGACGACCCGGCGCCTCCGGGGCGTTCGGAGTGAAGCGGAGTGACCGTTTCGAGTTCGGATACGTCCCTTCGCGTGCGCACGCCCCCGTGCTCCCCGTCTCCGGCAGCGGTTTCCGCACCCACCCCGTGGGTCGTCATGACGCCGATCGCTCCTCCTCCCGGATGCGGTTCGCGTTCGTGGCGGCGGGCGCGGTGTCGCTGGCCGCCATCGCGCTGGGCGGCGTCACCTCGAGCGCGCCGACCGAGGCGGAGGCCCGCGGTGGCTCGGGAGCCGGCAGCAATGTGACACCGGCGCGGACCCAGGGCACCGGGGCCGCGGCGACACCCGAGAACCAGCGCCGTCGCGCGGTCGGCCCGCTGCTCGCGCAGGGGCAGGGGACTCCGGACACCCCGGTGGCCCCGACGGAGGTGTCGGCGCCCCTTCTGCCGGGGATGCCGGCCCAGCCCGCCGACCAGGACATGGACACCCTGACGGCGCCCGTGGTGGCCGGCGCGGCCGCCATGTCCCCACTGATACGCCCGCTCAGCGCGAACCCGCCGCTCGCCCTGACCGCGTGGTCCACGACCTCCGGGATCACGGCGACCCCCGAGCTGCTCGCCGCACCTGTCCCCGACGCGACCTCGTCCCCCTCCGCCTCACCGGCCACCGGTCCCTGA